In a genomic window of Gemmatimonadota bacterium:
- a CDS encoding adenosylmethionine--8-amino-7-oxononanoate transaminase, producing the protein MNPSPVDWAQLDLAHVWHPYTQHGVADPPIPIVRAEGAYLFDADGRAILDAISSWWVTLHGHARPEIAAAIAAQARALEQVIFAGFTHEPGARLAAELVERLPPGLSRVFYSDDGSTAVEVAVKMAIQYWANRGNPRHVVVALEHAYHGDTFGAMSVSARGLFTDPFRDRLFEVERLPDPTEGNAPAALRALLDARGSEVAAVIVEPLLLGAGGMRMWEAEVLRELRSLTREHEVLLIADEVLTGFGRTGPLFACGGAGVEPDLLCLSKGLTGGFLPLGATAATEAVFEAFRTTDRRRTFFHGHSYTGSPLACAAARATLALLDEGCELRRAAIERTHRTHLERLAAHPRVRSPRVLGTVGAFDLAGEDGYLAGAGPALHRFALKEGILLRPLGNVVYLLPPYCITPEEIGRVYEVIERFLEAG; encoded by the coding sequence GTGAATCCGAGTCCGGTGGATTGGGCGCAGCTCGATCTCGCGCACGTCTGGCATCCCTATACGCAGCATGGGGTGGCGGACCCGCCCATTCCCATCGTCCGGGCCGAAGGGGCGTACCTTTTCGACGCCGACGGAAGAGCGATCCTCGACGCGATCTCTTCCTGGTGGGTCACCCTCCATGGCCACGCCCGGCCGGAGATCGCGGCCGCGATCGCGGCACAAGCGCGAGCCCTCGAGCAGGTGATCTTCGCCGGCTTCACGCACGAGCCCGGCGCCCGCCTCGCCGCGGAGCTCGTCGAACGGCTCCCCCCGGGCCTGTCGCGGGTCTTTTATTCGGACGACGGGTCCACCGCGGTCGAGGTCGCCGTCAAGATGGCGATTCAGTACTGGGCGAATCGGGGGAACCCCCGGCACGTCGTGGTGGCGCTCGAACATGCGTACCACGGGGACACTTTCGGGGCGATGAGCGTGAGCGCGCGCGGCCTCTTCACCGATCCCTTCCGCGACCGGCTCTTCGAGGTGGAGCGCCTCCCCGATCCCACCGAAGGCAACGCCCCGGCGGCCCTCCGCGCGCTCCTCGATGCGCGAGGGAGCGAGGTCGCCGCCGTCATCGTGGAGCCTCTCCTTCTCGGCGCGGGTGGCATGCGGATGTGGGAAGCGGAGGTCCTTCGAGAGTTGCGAAGCCTCACCCGCGAGCACGAGGTCCTTCTCATCGCGGATGAGGTGCTCACGGGATTCGGCCGGACCGGGCCCCTCTTCGCCTGCGGCGGCGCGGGGGTGGAGCCCGACCTTCTCTGCCTCTCGAAGGGGCTCACCGGGGGGTTCCTTCCCCTCGGAGCGACCGCTGCGACGGAAGCGGTCTTCGAGGCCTTCCGCACGACCGACCGCCGCCGGACCTTCTTCCACGGGCACTCTTACACGGGGAGTCCCCTTGCCTGCGCCGCCGCCCGCGCCACGCTTGCCCTCCTGGACGAGGGATGCGAGCTCCGTCGGGCCGCCATCGAGCGGACGCACCGGACACACCTCGAGCGCCTCGCGGCCCACCCTCGCGTTCGAAGCCCTCGTGTCCTGGGAACGGTCGGTGCCTTCGACCTCGCGGGCGAGGACGGATACCTGGCGGGAGCGGGGCCCGCACTCCACCGCTTCGCGCTGAAAGAAGGGATTCTCCTCCGTCCCCTCGGCAACGTCGTGTACCTCCTCCCTCCTTACTGCATCACGCCCGAGGAAATCGGGCGCGTGTACGAAGTCATCGAACGTTTCCTGGAGGCCGGATGA
- a CDS encoding 8-amino-7-oxononanoate synthase: MTVERGSPGGTAVGKGIPLDEELGSLLARLDAEELRRSDRPMRRLPGALVQIEGRRLADFSSNDYLGLATDTRTAKAAADVLEREGVGAGAARLISGTHPVHLALEGALAAFVRAPAALLLGSGYAANLGALPALAGPGDLLYSDELNHASLIDGCRLSRATVRIFPHRDLSALDRRLGEDRDLPGARWIVVEGIYSMEGDLFPLDALVETAREYGARIYLDDAHGVGVLGEGGRGTPELYGVEGEVDVVMGTLGKAFGAAGAFVAGSAALREWLLNRARPFVFSTAPPPAVAAAALAALEIVEAEPERRARLVANARRFRQGLAEVGRSVPAQGTGHITGLRVGDAGETLRIAHDLEARGYLVGAVRPPSVPAETSRLRVGVSSEHTTGQLDGLLRALGELLPPAAG; this comes from the coding sequence ATGACGGTCGAGCGGGGGTCGCCGGGAGGAACGGCGGTCGGGAAAGGCATTCCTCTCGACGAGGAGCTTGGCTCGCTCCTGGCACGGCTCGATGCCGAGGAGCTCCGCCGCTCCGACCGTCCCATGCGGCGCCTCCCGGGGGCCCTGGTCCAGATCGAGGGCCGGCGCCTCGCCGACTTCTCGTCGAACGACTACCTGGGTCTCGCGACGGACACCCGGACCGCGAAGGCCGCGGCCGACGTCCTCGAGCGGGAGGGCGTGGGAGCGGGGGCCGCCCGCCTGATTTCCGGGACACATCCGGTCCACCTCGCGCTTGAAGGGGCGCTGGCGGCCTTCGTGCGCGCCCCGGCCGCCCTTCTTTTGGGGAGCGGCTACGCCGCGAACCTGGGCGCCCTCCCCGCGCTCGCCGGCCCCGGCGATCTCCTCTATAGCGACGAGCTGAATCACGCCTCCCTCATAGACGGCTGCCGCCTTTCGCGGGCGACGGTGCGGATTTTCCCCCACCGGGACCTCTCCGCCCTGGACCGACGCCTGGGCGAAGACCGCGACCTCCCCGGCGCGCGATGGATCGTGGTCGAAGGGATCTATTCCATGGAAGGGGACCTCTTCCCTCTCGACGCCCTCGTGGAGACGGCCCGCGAATACGGCGCGCGCATCTATCTGGACGATGCCCACGGGGTCGGGGTCCTGGGAGAGGGAGGAAGGGGGACTCCCGAGCTCTATGGAGTCGAGGGAGAGGTGGATGTCGTGATGGGGACGCTCGGGAAGGCCTTCGGCGCGGCCGGGGCTTTTGTCGCCGGCTCGGCGGCGCTCCGGGAGTGGCTCCTCAATCGGGCCCGTCCTTTCGTCTTTTCCACGGCGCCCCCCCCCGCAGTGGCTGCGGCGGCCCTCGCGGCGCTCGAGATCGTCGAGGCGGAACCGGAGCGAAGGGCGCGGCTGGTCGCCAACGCGCGCCGGTTCCGGCAGGGGCTCGCCGAAGTCGGGCGTTCCGTCCCGGCGCAGGGAACGGGGCACATCACCGGGCTCCGGGTGGGCGACGCGGGGGAAACCCTCCGGATCGCGCACGACCTCGAAGCCAGAGGATACCTGGTCGGCGCGGTCCGGCCCCCCAGCGTCCCCGCGGAGACCTCCCGCCTCCGCGTCGGCGTGAGCTCCGAGCACACGACCGGTCAGTTGGACGGGCTTCTCCGCGCCCTGGGCGAGCTCCTTCCCCCTGCCGCGGGGTGA
- a CDS encoding ABC transporter ATP-binding protein has product MLELEGVSVRFGTFEALRRVSLRVGPGEIVVLLGANGAGKSTLFRAISGLAPVAEGSVRFEGEEIGGLPPHAIVSRGIAQSPEGKHLFPAASVRKNLILGAYVRRKERDEVRASLEEVFGLFPALREKARHAAGTLSGGQQQMLSIGRALMARPKLLLMDEPSLGLAPLVVEEVFAAIRRINSGGTMVLLAEQNAHAALQVAARGYVVESGSVAIEGTSHELLGNREVRRAYIGI; this is encoded by the coding sequence ATGCTTGAGCTGGAGGGAGTGAGCGTCCGCTTCGGCACCTTCGAAGCGCTCCGCCGCGTGAGCCTGCGGGTCGGGCCCGGTGAGATCGTCGTCCTCCTCGGCGCCAACGGGGCCGGGAAGAGCACTCTCTTCCGCGCCATTAGCGGGCTCGCGCCGGTCGCCGAGGGGAGCGTCCGTTTCGAAGGCGAAGAGATCGGCGGGCTCCCGCCACACGCGATCGTGAGCCGTGGGATCGCGCAGTCTCCCGAAGGAAAGCACCTCTTCCCCGCGGCATCGGTTCGCAAGAATCTGATCCTCGGCGCCTATGTGCGCCGGAAGGAACGCGACGAAGTCCGCGCTTCCCTCGAGGAGGTGTTCGGCCTCTTTCCCGCGCTCCGCGAAAAGGCCCGCCACGCGGCGGGCACCCTCAGCGGAGGCCAACAGCAGATGCTTTCCATCGGCCGGGCGCTCATGGCAAGGCCCAAGCTCCTTCTCATGGACGAGCCGTCCCTCGGCCTCGCGCCCCTGGTCGTCGAGGAAGTGTTCGCCGCGATCCGTCGCATCAACTCGGGCGGCACCATGGTCCTCCTGGCGGAGCAAAACGCGCACGCCGCGCTCCAGGTGGCCGCAAGGGGGTATGTGGTCGAAAGCGGATCCGTGGCGATCGAAGGAACCAGTCACGAACTTCTGGGCAACCGCGAGGTGCGGCGGGCCTACATCGGGATCTGA
- a CDS encoding ABC transporter ATP-binding protein, with product MAETLLQVEGLGKHFGGLHAVEGVDLVVPPGEITAIIGPNGAGKTTFFNLVSGFHLPTAGRIFFDGTDVTKLPPHRIARLGVARTFQTTQLFADATVLDNVIVGHRLRTRSNVWDAILRTPRLRREEEESRERAREALRIVGALDLENLPVAGISQEARKRVAIALALATNPRLLLLDEPAAGINPEETSGITTLIRDLVALGITICLVEHKMRMVMELAHRVVVLHHGKKIAEGTPAEIGDDPLVIEAYLGSAHHA from the coding sequence ATGGCGGAAACGCTCCTCCAGGTGGAAGGGCTCGGGAAACACTTCGGCGGCCTCCACGCCGTGGAAGGGGTGGACCTCGTGGTTCCCCCCGGGGAGATCACCGCGATCATCGGGCCGAACGGCGCGGGGAAGACGACCTTTTTCAACCTCGTAAGTGGGTTCCACCTCCCGACCGCCGGGAGGATCTTCTTCGACGGCACCGACGTGACGAAGCTCCCGCCGCACCGGATCGCGCGCCTCGGCGTCGCGCGCACCTTTCAGACGACCCAGCTCTTCGCCGACGCGACGGTCCTCGACAACGTGATCGTGGGGCACCGGCTGCGGACGAGAAGCAACGTCTGGGACGCGATCCTCAGGACACCGCGGCTGCGGAGAGAAGAAGAGGAGAGCCGGGAACGGGCACGGGAGGCCCTCCGCATCGTGGGCGCCCTCGACCTGGAGAACCTTCCAGTGGCGGGGATCTCGCAGGAAGCACGCAAACGCGTCGCCATCGCCCTCGCTCTCGCGACGAACCCCCGCCTCCTCCTCCTGGACGAGCCGGCGGCCGGCATCAACCCGGAGGAGACCTCGGGGATCACCACACTCATCCGCGACCTCGTCGCGCTCGGCATCACGATCTGCCTCGTGGAGCACAAAATGCGGATGGTGATGGAGCTCGCTCACCGCGTGGTCGTTCTCCACCACGGGAAGAAGATCGCCGAGGGGACTCCCGCCGAGATCGGCGACGACCCGCTCGTGATCGAAGCCTACCTCGGCTCGGCGCACCATGCTTGA
- a CDS encoding branched-chain amino acid ABC transporter permease, whose product MSAVRSRVRIVVLGALLLAAILFPLVVNNPFLVSVIVTAYVTAIAVYGMDIMLGRMGQLSLAHAGFFGIGGYSTGILMTTYGLSFWLALPLALAITCSLGFLVGMAALRTRHDYFAIFTLAVGVMITIVIERWQGLTGGTDGLIGIPPPTPIGPLRFESLVSQYYLALFFLILTIYLVWSLVTSLVGRTLFAVHHGEDLARAVGIDVGRTHRLAFVISVAFAGLGGALYAVFLGYIGPAMGSVLMTFMMLVYLMLGGVASLAGPLAGTLAVTVLLQGLHVFEEHQMMFLGPVVVLVMIFFPRGIAGLAHRVALNWRTRGGDRGPFIRPTPASASPSDQAELR is encoded by the coding sequence ATGAGCGCGGTCCGATCCCGCGTTCGGATCGTCGTTCTCGGAGCCCTCCTCCTCGCGGCGATCCTCTTTCCGCTGGTGGTGAACAACCCCTTCCTCGTGAGCGTGATCGTCACGGCCTACGTGACCGCGATCGCGGTCTACGGGATGGACATCATGCTCGGGCGCATGGGCCAGCTCTCCCTCGCGCACGCAGGGTTCTTCGGGATTGGGGGGTATTCGACGGGGATCCTCATGACGACGTACGGGCTCTCCTTCTGGCTCGCGCTTCCCCTGGCGCTGGCGATCACCTGCTCGCTCGGCTTCCTCGTCGGGATGGCGGCGCTTCGCACCCGCCACGACTATTTCGCGATTTTCACGCTCGCGGTGGGCGTGATGATCACGATCGTGATCGAGCGGTGGCAGGGCCTGACGGGGGGGACCGACGGGCTGATCGGGATTCCGCCGCCCACACCGATCGGGCCACTCCGCTTCGAGTCGCTGGTTTCGCAGTATTATCTCGCCCTCTTTTTCCTCATCCTCACGATCTACTTGGTCTGGAGCCTGGTGACCTCGCTCGTGGGGCGCACTCTCTTCGCCGTGCATCATGGGGAGGATCTCGCGCGCGCCGTCGGAATCGATGTGGGCCGGACCCACCGGCTCGCCTTCGTGATCTCCGTCGCCTTCGCCGGGCTCGGAGGAGCGCTCTACGCGGTCTTCCTCGGGTACATCGGGCCCGCGATGGGGAGCGTCCTCATGACCTTCATGATGCTCGTCTATCTCATGCTGGGCGGCGTTGCGTCGCTCGCGGGCCCCCTCGCCGGGACACTCGCGGTCACGGTTCTCCTACAAGGTCTCCACGTCTTCGAGGAGCATCAGATGATGTTTCTCGGGCCGGTCGTGGTTCTCGTGATGATCTTCTTTCCCAGGGGAATCGCGGGGCTCGCGCACCGGGTCGCCCTCAACTGGCGCACGCGCGGGGGCGACCGGGGTCCCTTCATCCGCCCGACCCCGGCCTCGGCCTCCCCCTCCGATCAAGCGGAGCTCCGTTGA
- a CDS encoding branched-chain amino acid ABC transporter permease, with amino-acid sequence MSLFLQQIANGIATGSIYGLVALGLTLVYGVLKIPNFAHGALYMGGAYVTFMMVSSVGAPYPLAIATSVLALAAIGAVMERVIFRPLQGSSPVHYMISALGVLFVLEGGADMIWGPDFHATPTPLDGVVSVLGVTVTQQRVLVIVAAVATMAALYLFLKRTVLGMSIEAMAQDREGALLVGIDTRRVSLMTVAISAGLAAVAGSLIAPTVLVYPYMGTVITLKAFVIVILGGMGSVPGAIVGAFVLALAENFAGTYIAFAYSELIAFALLVLVLAVRPTGLFRQGV; translated from the coding sequence GTGAGCCTCTTTCTCCAACAGATCGCGAACGGGATCGCCACCGGGAGCATTTACGGCCTCGTGGCACTCGGGCTCACGCTCGTTTACGGCGTGCTCAAGATTCCGAACTTCGCGCACGGCGCGCTCTACATGGGCGGGGCGTACGTCACCTTCATGATGGTGAGCTCGGTCGGCGCTCCTTACCCTCTCGCGATCGCGACGTCGGTTCTCGCGCTGGCCGCGATCGGCGCGGTCATGGAGCGCGTGATCTTCCGGCCGCTCCAGGGAAGCTCGCCCGTTCACTACATGATCTCCGCGCTGGGCGTCCTCTTCGTCCTCGAGGGCGGGGCGGACATGATCTGGGGTCCGGACTTTCACGCGACTCCCACCCCCCTCGATGGTGTCGTGAGCGTCCTGGGAGTCACGGTCACGCAGCAGCGGGTCCTCGTGATCGTCGCCGCCGTCGCGACGATGGCCGCCCTCTACCTCTTCCTCAAGCGGACCGTCCTCGGGATGTCCATCGAGGCCATGGCGCAGGATCGGGAGGGAGCGCTCTTGGTGGGGATCGACACGAGACGGGTCTCGCTCATGACCGTGGCGATCTCGGCGGGGCTCGCCGCGGTGGCCGGCTCGCTCATCGCGCCGACCGTCCTCGTTTACCCCTACATGGGAACGGTCATCACGCTGAAGGCGTTCGTGATCGTCATTCTCGGGGGGATGGGAAGCGTCCCCGGCGCGATCGTGGGAGCCTTCGTTCTCGCGTTGGCCGAAAACTTCGCCGGGACTTACATCGCCTTCGCCTATTCCGAGCTGATCGCCTTCGCTCTCCTGGTGCTCGTCCTCGCGGTGCGCCCCACGGGGCTCTTCAGGCAGGGCGTATGA
- a CDS encoding ABC transporter substrate-binding protein: MMRELRHLLTACAAGLVLSLGACAAEENGDVVAIGYSGPLSGGAALYGRNAQSGLQMAVDEINAAGGIEVDGRQVRIELVSLDDRYLPNETATNARRLLQQNRTPVIFVSHAGGILALQGMNTRDPTFLLMAYSSEPSILDAGNPLTVMIPPRYDGYAPPFVETTMRRFGTRLGLLPTTTTYGRAWTEVVSAEWRRQGGEVLRDHGLDYNTTTDFTAAVSRALADNPDVLFIGGPSQPTALVVRAAREQGFQGGFLMMDQPKMEEMIDIISIEMLEGAVGVHPQETYPGPGVAQFVERYYERFGPDARPAVSEMALNYQALHTVATAMSLAGTTTGAAAIRAQMDAAARQAPESARLLDFSGVAASGYIARQVYAAQVVDGEFVAFPVPPPAP; encoded by the coding sequence ATGATGAGAGAACTCCGGCACCTTCTGACGGCCTGCGCCGCGGGGTTGGTCCTGAGTCTCGGGGCGTGCGCCGCCGAGGAAAACGGGGATGTCGTCGCGATCGGCTACAGCGGGCCGCTCAGCGGGGGTGCCGCGCTCTACGGAAGAAACGCCCAGAGCGGCCTGCAGATGGCCGTGGACGAGATCAACGCGGCGGGCGGGATCGAAGTGGACGGACGCCAGGTTCGCATCGAGCTCGTCTCCCTGGACGATCGGTATCTCCCGAACGAGACTGCGACCAATGCCCGCCGGCTCCTTCAGCAGAACCGCACTCCAGTCATCTTCGTCTCGCACGCGGGCGGGATTCTGGCTCTCCAGGGGATGAACACCCGGGACCCGACCTTTCTCCTCATGGCATACTCGAGCGAACCCAGCATCCTCGATGCGGGGAATCCGCTTACGGTCATGATTCCGCCCCGTTACGACGGGTACGCGCCGCCTTTCGTCGAGACGACGATGCGCCGCTTCGGAACTCGCCTCGGACTCCTCCCGACGACGACGACCTATGGCCGGGCCTGGACGGAGGTGGTGTCCGCGGAGTGGCGCCGCCAGGGGGGCGAGGTTCTTCGCGACCACGGGCTCGACTACAACACCACGACCGACTTCACGGCCGCGGTGAGCCGTGCCCTGGCCGACAATCCGGACGTCCTCTTCATCGGGGGTCCGTCCCAACCGACCGCGCTCGTGGTCCGGGCGGCGCGCGAACAGGGATTCCAGGGTGGCTTTCTCATGATGGACCAGCCGAAGATGGAAGAGATGATTGACATCATCTCGATCGAGATGCTCGAAGGGGCGGTCGGGGTCCACCCGCAGGAAACGTATCCCGGGCCGGGCGTCGCGCAGTTCGTGGAGCGGTATTACGAGCGTTTCGGCCCGGATGCCCGGCCCGCGGTGTCGGAGATGGCGCTCAATTACCAGGCACTCCATACGGTCGCCACCGCGATGTCGCTCGCGGGGACGACGACCGGTGCGGCGGCGATCCGGGCACAGATGGACGCGGCCGCTCGGCAGGCTCCGGAGTCCGCGAGGCTCCTCGACTTCTCCGGGGTGGCAGCGAGCGGGTACATCGCGCGCCAGGTCTACGCGGCGCAGGTCGTGGACGGGGAGTTTGTGGCCTTCCCGGTCCCCCCGCCGGCTCCATGA
- a CDS encoding glucose 1-dehydrogenase encodes MSVLDLFRLDGRTAIVTGGGRGLGAYMAEALSEAGANLVLCSRKKEACDEVAAELEGRGGKALSLGCDVSSEEEVEEVVAAAVERFGGVEILVNNSGITWGAPAVEMPAEKVERVLAVNVLGTFLMARAVAKRLIERSEGGSIVNIASVAAFKGSRPGSIETAGYNASKGAVVSLTRALAGSWGQYGIRVNAIAPGWFPTRMSRGVLDAKGDEFLKGIPLNRFGGPDDIKGVALLLASDAGAYITGETVVVDGGQGVW; translated from the coding sequence ATGAGCGTTCTGGACCTGTTTCGCCTCGACGGCCGGACGGCTATCGTGACCGGCGGCGGGCGAGGGCTGGGCGCGTACATGGCCGAGGCGCTCTCCGAGGCTGGAGCCAACCTGGTCCTCTGCTCGCGGAAGAAGGAAGCGTGCGACGAGGTCGCCGCCGAGCTGGAAGGAAGAGGAGGGAAGGCGCTCTCCCTCGGATGCGATGTCTCCTCCGAGGAGGAGGTCGAAGAGGTCGTGGCCGCGGCGGTGGAGCGCTTCGGGGGCGTCGAGATCCTCGTGAACAACAGCGGGATCACCTGGGGCGCGCCGGCGGTCGAGATGCCGGCCGAGAAGGTCGAGCGTGTTCTCGCGGTCAACGTCCTCGGGACTTTCCTGATGGCGCGGGCCGTCGCGAAGCGGCTGATCGAGCGCAGTGAGGGCGGCTCGATCGTGAACATCGCCTCGGTCGCCGCCTTCAAGGGGTCGCGCCCCGGGAGCATCGAGACAGCGGGATATAACGCGAGCAAGGGGGCGGTCGTCTCCCTCACCCGAGCCCTCGCCGGAAGTTGGGGCCAATACGGGATCCGGGTGAATGCAATCGCTCCCGGGTGGTTTCCGACGCGAATGTCCCGCGGCGTCCTCGACGCCAAGGGGGACGAGTTCCTGAAGGGGATTCCCCTGAACCGTTTCGGGGGACCCGACGACATCAAGGGGGTCGCACTCCTCCTCGCCTCGGACGCGGGGGCGTACATCACGGGGGAGACAGTGGTGGTGGACGGCGGGCAGGGGGTGTGGTAG
- the fabG gene encoding 3-oxoacyl-ACP reductase FabG: MSRLEGRVALITGASRGIGRGTAERFAAEGAKVCLMDIDGSEVAAAAEALAAKGFDAIGVQGDVTSPKDAQRVVEETVVRFGRLDILVNNAGIIRDNLFFKMTAEDWDSVMKVHLYGAFHMSHAAQKHMVEQKYGRIVNLSSTSALGNRGQANYAAVKSGLQGFTKTLAIELGPYGVTANAVAPGFVVTEMTKATAERIGVPFEQFMEARAKETPVRRVGYPEDIAAAILFFASEEAGFVTGQVLYVAGGPRG; the protein is encoded by the coding sequence ATGAGCAGACTCGAGGGGCGGGTGGCGTTGATCACCGGGGCGAGCCGGGGGATCGGGAGGGGGACGGCGGAGCGGTTCGCGGCGGAGGGCGCGAAGGTCTGCCTGATGGACATTGACGGATCGGAAGTGGCCGCGGCCGCGGAGGCGCTCGCCGCGAAGGGGTTCGACGCGATAGGGGTGCAAGGCGACGTGACGAGCCCGAAAGACGCGCAGCGGGTCGTCGAGGAGACGGTCGTCCGCTTCGGCCGCCTCGACATCCTGGTGAACAACGCCGGGATCATCCGCGACAACCTCTTCTTCAAGATGACCGCCGAGGACTGGGACTCCGTGATGAAGGTCCACCTCTACGGGGCCTTTCACATGAGCCACGCCGCGCAGAAGCACATGGTGGAGCAGAAATACGGCCGCATCGTGAACCTCTCCTCCACCTCCGCTCTCGGAAATCGTGGGCAGGCCAACTATGCCGCGGTGAAGTCCGGGCTTCAGGGCTTCACCAAGACGCTCGCGATCGAGCTCGGCCCATACGGGGTCACGGCGAACGCCGTAGCTCCCGGCTTCGTGGTCACCGAGATGACGAAGGCGACCGCCGAGCGCATCGGTGTCCCCTTCGAACAGTTCATGGAAGCCCGTGCGAAGGAGACGCCGGTCCGGCGCGTCGGTTATCCCGAAGACATCGCGGCCGCCATCCTCTTCTTCGCCTCGGAGGAGGCCGGGTTCGTCACCGGGCAGGTCCTTTACGTGGCGGGAGGCCCGAGAGGATGA
- a CDS encoding phosphotransferase family protein, giving the protein MTEAGARTIPVREGEDFVPEIVLGFLRTAIPDLPPGALRIRQFPTGASNLTYLLEVGGWRGVLRRPPLGPVPPKAHDMVREARFLERLHPVFSLAPRPFAVCEDPSILGAPFHVMEYREGAVIAFGFPDGIEPSSALSRRVGETVVRTLAELHDVNIEEAGLSDLGHPEGFLERQTHGWIGRYEGAKTEEIPEVGPLTAWLARRVPESPPPSIIHNDYHLKNLLFDAGNPSRIVAVLDWEMATIGDPLMDLAISLSYWLEPGDPPALSEFLSTITREPGFPGRRDFAELYARESGRDLGEMAWYLPFAYFKLAVILQQIYARWVRGQTRDPRFEGMGRTVRAIVEHSWSLARSGGGL; this is encoded by the coding sequence GTGACCGAGGCGGGGGCGCGCACGATCCCGGTGCGGGAGGGGGAAGACTTCGTTCCCGAGATCGTCCTCGGGTTCCTGAGGACGGCCATTCCCGACCTTCCGCCTGGGGCGCTCCGCATTCGCCAGTTCCCGACGGGCGCCTCGAATCTCACCTATCTCCTCGAGGTGGGGGGATGGCGGGGTGTCCTCCGCCGTCCCCCCCTGGGCCCCGTGCCGCCCAAGGCGCACGACATGGTGCGGGAGGCCCGTTTCCTCGAGCGGCTCCATCCGGTCTTTTCCCTCGCTCCACGTCCCTTTGCGGTCTGTGAGGATCCGTCCATCCTCGGTGCGCCCTTCCATGTGATGGAGTACCGGGAGGGTGCCGTCATCGCCTTCGGCTTCCCCGACGGCATCGAGCCGTCGTCCGCGCTTTCCCGCCGCGTCGGAGAGACGGTCGTCCGGACCCTCGCGGAGCTGCACGACGTGAACATCGAGGAGGCAGGGCTTTCGGACCTGGGGCATCCCGAAGGGTTCCTCGAGCGGCAGACGCACGGATGGATCGGACGGTACGAAGGGGCCAAGACGGAGGAGATTCCGGAGGTCGGGCCGCTCACCGCCTGGCTCGCGAGGCGGGTCCCGGAGAGCCCGCCGCCCTCGATCATCCACAACGACTACCATCTGAAGAATCTCCTCTTCGACGCCGGGAATCCTTCGCGGATCGTCGCGGTCCTCGACTGGGAGATGGCCACGATCGGAGATCCTCTCATGGACCTCGCGATCTCACTCTCATACTGGCTCGAGCCCGGCGATCCTCCCGCGCTTTCCGAGTTCCTCTCGACGATCACGCGGGAACCCGGATTTCCCGGACGCCGGGACTTCGCGGAGCTCTACGCGAGGGAGAGCGGGCGCGACCTCGGAGAAATGGCGTGGTATCTCCCTTTCGCCTACTTCAAGCTTGCGGTCATCCTCCAGCAGATCTACGCTCGGTGGGTTCGCGGCCAAACGCGGGATCCCCGCTTCGAAGGAATGGGAAGGACGGTTCGCGCGATCGTCGAGCATTCATGGTCTCTCGCCAGGTCCGGCGGGGGTCTCTGA
- a CDS encoding 2-phosphosulfolactate phosphatase: MTGRLRVLTTREEIRPERLAGSTAVVIDVFMATTTLLTILENGARSVRPVATLTEAEAQSELLDPSMRLRGGEQGAQFVQGFDLGPFPDEYPPEKVAGRDVIFLSTNGTVAIAAVAGAERVLLASLRNAPAVARLLQDESPDSIHIVCAGSMGRLALEDLAGAAAILSRMELSRWTLNDGAWLARELGESYRDRIPELVRVGRAGRWFQRNDREDAFRFVVDVGASDLIGEIRDGRLARIPSRVIAGGAR, from the coding sequence GTGACCGGACGCCTCCGCGTGCTGACGACCCGGGAGGAGATCCGGCCCGAGCGGCTGGCCGGCTCCACCGCCGTGGTCATCGACGTATTCATGGCGACGACGACCCTCCTCACGATTCTGGAGAACGGGGCACGGAGCGTCCGTCCGGTGGCGACCCTCACCGAAGCCGAGGCGCAGAGCGAGCTGCTCGATCCGAGCATGCGCCTGCGCGGCGGCGAGCAGGGCGCCCAGTTCGTTCAGGGATTCGATCTCGGTCCCTTCCCCGACGAATACCCCCCCGAAAAGGTCGCCGGCCGGGACGTCATCTTCCTCAGCACCAATGGCACGGTGGCCATCGCCGCGGTGGCGGGAGCCGAACGCGTCCTCCTGGCAAGCCTCCGGAACGCGCCGGCCGTGGCGCGGCTCCTCCAGGACGAGTCACCCGACTCCATTCACATCGTCTGCGCGGGGTCCATGGGTCGCCTCGCGCTGGAGGACCTGGCCGGGGCGGCCGCCATCCTCTCGCGGATGGAGCTTTCCCGCTGGACCCTCAACGACGGGGCCTGGCTCGCGCGGGAGCTGGGCGAGAGTTACCGCGACCGGATCCCCGAGCTGGTGCGGGTCGGGCGGGCGGGTCGGTGGTTCCAGCGAAACGATCGCGAAGACGCCTTCCGCTTCGTCGTGGACGTGGGCGCGAGCGACCTGATCGGTGAGATCAGGGACGGAAGGCTCGCCCGGATCCCGAGCCGGGTGATCGCGGGGGGGGCGCGGTGA